Sequence from the Gemmatimonas sp. genome:
TCTTGTCGTCGCTCACTGTACTCCCTGTCCCTGGCCCGGCAGCGTGCCGGACGCGCCGTGGACCACGCCCGGTACCGAATACCCCAGCTCGTGACGCATGACGAGGCGACGGCGGGCCAGACGCTCCAGCTGCCCCTCGGCGAACTCCAGTGCCACCCCCAGCAACGTGGCAACGGTGGCAGAAACCACCGGCCCGTGGTCCCGCACCGTGAGCCAGTGATCGCGCTCGTCGTCGTCCACGTAGCCGAACAGCTCCGCCTCCCCCTCGTGCCAGGAGACCAGCGCCAGGGCGTGCCGTTCGAGCACGGTTTCGATGGGATCGATATGGCCTTCGTGAATGCCGCGGAAGGTGAGATACCCCGACGGACCATCCTCACTGGTATAGCGCAGCAGCAGCTTCGCCACGATTTCGTCAGCGCAGGAGAAATCGAGCAGGTTGACCTGCGAGAAGTCGATGGTGGTCACCACCGGCGCCCCGATCTCGGTGACCTGGCGCTCGATTGCCGACCGCACCGCTGCTCCGGTGGGGCGGGTGACGAGATTGGAATACAGGTCGCACACCGTGCCGCGCAAAACCGTGCCCACGTCGATGTGCATCAGAAACGGCTCCGGCCGCGGGTTGCGGTCGCGGTACTGCGTGGGCGCGCCGGCGCATCGGCCGAGCGCTCCGGGATGATGATCTGCATCTGGGCCCCCGGAAAGAACGGCAACCCTTCGGTCATGGGCACATCCTCGTCCCACTCGGGAATGATCCCCAGGCGCGCCGTCCCGCTGCGCACCGTGAGCTTGCCGTGCCAGCGCCCGACAAAACGGCGGATCCCCGCGAGTCCCTGGCCACGACCGGCATCGCCATGACGAAAGCGGGAGACGGCGCGCAGCACCGCATCTTCGAGGGCCATGGCGTCATCCCAGCGATCCTTGTGGCGATGACCGGGCGCACTCTCGAGCGACGTGCGGAAGCCCACGCCGGCATCGCAGACGGCAATCTGCACCACCCGACGGCCCAGGCGCTGCTTGTAGTTGTAGGTCTGCACCGCCACCCACCCGCCCAGGCCGGCGTGTTCGACGATGTTCTGGCACGACTCGCTGAGCGTCATGCCGAACGCGCCGGTCACCGCGGTATCGAGGTTGAGCTGACCGTGCAGGATGTCGGCGGCCTTCTGCTGGATGCGTCCCACCACGCCGTGCACATCGTCGCTCTTGGTGATGGGCGTGATCTCCAGCAGCACCTCGCTTTCGTGCGCCTCGCGGGGTCGCGGCACGGTACCGTGCAGTTCGTACAACTCGGCCGCGTGACGGAAGAAGCCGGCGCGCGACCAGTAGCTCACCGTGTCGGGGTGCTCGGGCACCGCGAATCCAATGGGCTCGGAGCGCGCCTGCGGCACGCACAGCAGGGCGGTGAGCCCATACGGCGACGCCCAGCGCGCGTGGCGCGCGTCGAGCAGGATCTTCGATCCGTCGGGAGCGGCGGCGAGCTGCTCGATGACCTGCTCGAACGAGTGCTCGTCGAGCGAGGGCGGCACGCTGATGACGATCGTCACGTGGTGCTGAGCTCTCCGCGGAGATGATTCGCGAGACCGTTGGCCCCACGATGTTCGACGTTGCGCGACGCAGCCCTGTTCGCCGCCGCGATGGCGTCCGTCAACTTATCACCGGCGAGGAGCCGTGAGAAATGGGTGGCGCCCCACACATCGCCGCATCCCGTGGGATCCCCGGGGCCATCGACGCGCGGCGCGACGCCGGGAACGAGCGCCGTGCGCACGGCGCCAAGCGCCCCAGCGCCACCCCGGGGCGATGTGGACAGCGCAGCGTTGTGACCTCGTCGTGGCGGCAGATCCTGCAGGCGCTCAATGCCCGGGGCCGCGAAGTACGCCGCGCCGCGCTTGCCGAGGGTGACGCCCAGAATGGAGACCCCCGCCGCCATCGCGGTCGCCGCGAGCGCCATGGAGTCGGGGGCCATGAGGCGCATCTCGTCCTCGTTCACCTGCAGCACGTCGAAGCAGCTGCACCACTCCGCGACATTGGGAAGCGGGCGCGGCGTGCGCAGGCCGTCGGCCTGGACCGCCATGACGAGCATGTGCAGGTCACAGTAGATGGGGCCGGTGAAGTGGGCGCGAATGAGCTGCGCCGTTTCGAGGTCGAGCTCCCACCCGCTGAGCAGGTTGATGTAGAGCGCGTCGAGGCGCGCCGCTTCCAGCACCGGCTTGAGCCCCAGCCATGTCCATCCGGGGACGCCACCGGTGAGATGTTCGGTGCGCCGTTCATCGTCGAGGTAGCGCAGCTCGACGCGATTGTTGGGGTAGGGCACACCGATGAGCGCGGCATCGGGGGCCATACGCCGCAGCCCCCGGATGTACAGCTGCGCCCGTTCCACCAGATCGTCGCCCACCATGGCGAGCGGCACGATCTCCCAGTCATCGGTGAGTGCCGCGTCGAGCGCCGACAGCGAGTAGGTAATGCCCCCCCACTCCTCCATGGGCACGCTGCGCCGGTCGCGTCCATGCAGCACATCCCACACGAAGGAGCCGATCACTCCCACGCGTTGGCGTGGCGCACCGGGTCCGGGAGCGGCCGACATCGTCACGCCGGCGGTTGGCCGGTGGTCTGCGAAATGAACGAGGCCACGGCACCCACCACGCCGGCGGTTCCGGGCAATGTGCCGGGCACGATACGGCAGCTGTCGGAGACACTCTTGAAGGCGCGGCGGCGGACTTCCGTGCGCAACGGGCCGAAGAGCGCTTCCCCGGCCTGCGTGACCCCACCGGCGATCACGACCACGTCGGGATTGAAGACGTTGAGCAGATTCGCGATGCCGGCGCCCAGATACTTCGCCGTGTCCCGTACGATTTCCAGCGCCAGCGCGTCACCCCGACCCGCGGCCTCATAGACGACGGCCGCCGTGATGCGACTGACATCGCCGTCGACGAGCGATGGCAGCACCGACGATTCATCGTTGTGCAGCGCTTCGCGCGCCCGCTCGGCGATGGCGCTGCCGGAGGCGTACGCCTCGAGGCAGCCGTAGTTGCCGCAGCCGCAGCGACGTCCGTTGAGGTCGATGGTGATGTGCCCGATCTCGCCGGCGGCGTCGCTCGAGCCGTGGTACACATGCCGGTCCACGATGATGCCCCCGCCCACGCCCGTCCCGATCGTGACGCCCACCACGTTGGTCCCCCCGCGCGCCGCGCCCAGCCACCACTCTCCGTAGGTGGCGCAGTTCGCATCGTTGTCGATGCGCACCGGCAACCCCGTGAGCGCAGCCATGCGCTCGATGAGGGGGAAGTCGTACCACTTGAGGTTGGGGGCGGCGAGGACCAGGCCACGCTGTCGGTCCACGGTGCCGGGGGCGCCGATGCCCACGCCGAGCACGGCACTCCGCGGTACCCCCGCCTCGTGCGTCGTGATGTCGATGGTGGTGTTCACCATGCGCGCCATGCGCGCCACCACGGCGTCCGCCCCCTCCTGCGCGTGGGTCGGCTCGCTCTGGGCGCCGAAGAGCCGCGATCCATCGAGCGACATGGACGAGACGACAATGTTGGTGCCGCCAAGGTCGACACCAACGATGAACTGCGACGCGGGGGAGAGGGACGGTGAAGACATGACCGGAAACATAACGTCCCACCGGGCGTGGTTAACACGCCGGGCGCTGGCGCGTCTATAGGGGATGCCTTCGATCGCTCGTCTCCTCCGGCTTCTCGC
This genomic interval carries:
- a CDS encoding ATP-binding protein codes for the protein MTIVISVPPSLDEHSFEQVIEQLAAAPDGSKILLDARHARWASPYGLTALLCVPQARSEPIGFAVPEHPDTVSYWSRAGFFRHAAELYELHGTVPRPREAHESEVLLEITPITKSDDVHGVVGRIQQKAADILHGQLNLDTAVTGAFGMTLSESCQNIVEHAGLGGWVAVQTYNYKQRLGRRVVQIAVCDAGVGFRTSLESAPGHRHKDRWDDAMALEDAVLRAVSRFRHGDAGRGQGLAGIRRFVGRWHGKLTVRSGTARLGIIPEWDEDVPMTEGLPFFPGAQMQIIIPERSADAPARPRSTATATRGRSRF
- a CDS encoding PfkB family carbohydrate kinase encodes the protein MSAAPGPGAPRQRVGVIGSFVWDVLHGRDRRSVPMEEWGGITYSLSALDAALTDDWEIVPLAMVGDDLVERAQLYIRGLRRMAPDAALIGVPYPNNRVELRYLDDERRTEHLTGGVPGWTWLGLKPVLEAARLDALYINLLSGWELDLETAQLIRAHFTGPIYCDLHMLVMAVQADGLRTPRPLPNVAEWCSCFDVLQVNEDEMRLMAPDSMALAATAMAAGVSILGVTLGKRGAAYFAAPGIERLQDLPPRRGHNAALSTSPRGGAGALGAVRTALVPGVAPRVDGPGDPTGCGDVWGATHFSRLLAGDKLTDAIAAANRAASRNVEHRGANGLANHLRGELSTT
- a CDS encoding ROK family protein, with amino-acid sequence MSSPSLSPASQFIVGVDLGGTNIVVSSMSLDGSRLFGAQSEPTHAQEGADAVVARMARMVNTTIDITTHEAGVPRSAVLGVGIGAPGTVDRQRGLVLAAPNLKWYDFPLIERMAALTGLPVRIDNDANCATYGEWWLGAARGGTNVVGVTIGTGVGGGIIVDRHVYHGSSDAAGEIGHITIDLNGRRCGCGNYGCLEAYASGSAIAERAREALHNDESSVLPSLVDGDVSRITAAVVYEAAGRGDALALEIVRDTAKYLGAGIANLLNVFNPDVVVIAGGVTQAGEALFGPLRTEVRRRAFKSVSDSCRIVPGTLPGTAGVVGAVASFISQTTGQPPA